The following proteins are encoded in a genomic region of Oryzias latipes chromosome 17, ASM223467v1:
- the ccdc178 gene encoding coiled-coil domain-containing protein 178: MSGVEPLNSPTRKEPSSQPDLGAVCFDGSSPCVNMISHHITEMKKLMESWCQQSGKDETQTNQDKVHQSKTLTLKEKVNGVLAETLHLTERLEADRQNAEKALLQEKEKSRYLKNKFDPILLWKQEEHSSVVQKEQEACRKDIKQLKTQLRRERKKLSQVQEKLSRATVLNQHMQEDFSLVRKQILIVTEDLKRQSDVIDQLKTTQAEVDDVCTETQSNLLHAQKKLKAAQVDADKEKLLMECELLPMRKRTEERLEELNRLKMAEKELIAEIKDAEEDVNLTENTCALLSQQISQMEECEKCEKDRISQLKLQIEEKVLKNRKLSSVKEDIEKTKHQGQAEVSCIEEQLQAKREAFARLLKENIQYEQKIEDCQLKICQSEKTLKQIRKETKDILLDISYSEEQQKKAAKKLMQVAAQHRNSQSELNEKKQLTILQEKRAKAEIDDLNQELSDLMTVEESYKVELEQVNTELKEKQISSDQINQDLQKEFEDAASKAKHLEANVKEIREMTEKLEKIQSDHEKMVIELEQEQKLRCDQLKAALDLCEATTKRCDIILERITDLVNECGHYNNASDQMEKNVEQMQEEIAEQQMDLNVVEFKHKSAAQIMRILRSDIEACKERTQRSVQTHATLVTARRKQMQDTKEFLQTTLVENQLLASKYKNLQKTLMEVKQEAVSALSEQNRSHQAFNIYTQLSMMQKRMHKAFEKYLKQRSLHSQAELDRCQALSKETYQKMKTAEEKLSEEIGLISEFLESLTDESAATNDAGVKAQAGPDAAGSNE, encoded by the exons atCTTGGAGCTGTCTGCTTCGATGGTTCCTCGCCATGCGTCAACATGATTAGTCACCATATCACAGAGATGAAGAAGCTAATGGAAAGCTGGTGTCAACAG TCTGGAAAAGATGAGACACAAACAAACCAGGACAAGGTGCATCAAAGTAAGACACTGACTCTAAAGGAGAAGGTAAATGGCGTCCTGGCAGAGACTCTGCACCTGACGGAGCGTTTGGAGGCGGATCGTCAGAATGCAGAAAAGGCTCTGctccaagaaaaagaaaaaagtagataTTTGAAGAATAAATTTGACCCGATTTTATTGTGGAAGCAAGAGGAGCATTCTTCAGTTGTCCAGAAAG agCAAGAGGCGTGCAGAAAAGACATCAAGCAATTAAAGACTCAGCTAAGACGGGAAAGAAAGAAGCTCAGCCAGGTCCAAGAAAAGCTTTCCCGCgccacagttttgaaccagCATATGCAGGAGGACTTCAGCTTAGTCCGAAAACAAATTCTCATTGTGACAGAAGATCTGAAGCGTCAGAGTGACGTCATAGATCAATTAAAGACGACCCAAGCTGAG GTGGATGATGtttgcacagaaacacaaagcaaTCTTCTCCATGCTCAGAAGAAGTTAAAAGCGGCTCAAGTTGACGCcgacaaagaaaaactgttaatGGAGTGTGAGCTCCTGCCGATGCGGAAACGAACAGAAGAACGATT GGAGGAATTAAACCGGTTAAAGATGGCTGAGAAAGAACTGATAGCTGAGATCAAGGACGCTGAAGAGGATGTTAATCTTACAGAAAATACTTGTGCACTCTTAAGTCAGCAAATTTCTCAGATGGAGGAGTGtgagaaatgtgaaaaagaCAGG ATTTCACAGCTGAAGCTTCAAATAGAAGAAAAAGTATTAAAGAATAGAAAACTGAGCTCAGTAAAGGAAGACATTGAGAAAACA AAACATCAAGGACAAGCAGAAGTTTCCTGCATTGAAGAACAGCTTCAAGCTAAACGTGAAGCTTTTGCACGGCTCCtcaaagaaaacattcaatACGAGCAGAAGATAGAGGACTGCCAACTAAAGATCTGTCAGAG TGAAAAAACATTGAAGCAGATCCGCAAAGAGACCAAAGATATCCTCCTGGATATCAGTTACAGCGAGGAGCAGCAAAAGAAGGCTGCAAAGAAACTGATGCAAGTTGCAGCTCAACACCGTAACAGCCAAAGCGAGCTCAACGAAAAGAAGCAGCTCActattttgcaagaaaaaagGGCCAAG GCAGAAATTGATGATTTAAACCAAGAGCTGTCAGATCTGATGACTGTTGAGGAATCTTACAAG GTTGAGCTTGAGCAGGTCAATACTGAATTGAAGGAAAAGCAAATAAGTTCCGACCAAATCAATCAAGACCTTCAAAAAGAGTTTGAGGATGCAGCCTCAAAAGCTAAACATCTAGAAGCAAATGTCAAG GAAATTCGggaaatgacagaaaagttggaaaaaattCAGTCTGATCATGAGAAGATGGTAATCGAATTGGAGCAAGAGCAAAAACTCAGGTGTGATCAGCTGAAAGCTGCTCTG GATTTATGCGAAGCCACTACAAAGAGATGTGATATAATATTGGAAAGAATCACTGACCTCGTGAATGAATGTGGACATTATAACAACGCTTCCgatcaaatggaaaaaaatgtggagCAAATGCAGGAAGAaattgcagagcagca GATGGATCTTAATGTGGTGGAGTTCAAACACAAATCAGCTGCACAGATCATGAGAATCTTGAGGTCTGATATTGAAGCCTGCAAAGAACGAACACAGCGATCTGTGCAGACACATGCGACTCTGGTTACAGCAAGAAGAAAGCAAATGCAAGATACCAAg GAATTTCTACAAACCACACTGGTGGAGAACCAACTGTTGGCGAGTAAATACAAAAACCTCCAGAAGACCCTCATGGAGGTCAAACAGGAGGCAGTTTCAGCACTCAGTGAACAGAACCGTTCACATCAAGCGTTCAACATTTACACTCAG CTCTCTATGATGCAGAAGAGGATGCACAAAGCTTTTGAGAAATACTTAAAACAACGCAGCCTCCACAGCCAGGCTGAACTGGACCGGTGCCAGGCTCTTTCCAAAGAGACCTaccagaaaatgaaaacagccgAG